The sequence TTGCGGGAGCGTCCGATGCTCAAGTCCGATCTGATCAACATTCTCGTCACCAAGCGGGGGGTGACGCAGAAACAGGCCGAGGCCACTGTTGAGACGATCTTCGAATCGATGAAAGAGGCGCTCTGCCGCGGCGAGAACATCGAGATCCGCGGCCTGGGGGCCTTTCACGTCAAAAACTACCAGGGCTACCAGGGCCGGAACCCCAAGACGGGCCAGGTCATCCCCGTGAAGCCCAAGCGGGGACTGCTGTTCCGCACGGGCAAGGAGCTGAGGGACCGGGTCAACCGCCCGGCGGCCCAGTCCGCCCAACCGGACCTGTCGGATCCCACCAAGGGCACCAGCGGCACCGGGACCTGAGCGCCCCCTAGGCAGCGGCCCCCACGGGGGCCAACCGGCCCAGGGGCCGGATCTGCAGGTCCACGTTCAGCTCCCCGTAGGTCAGCACCGCCACGTCGGGGAAAGCCCCTTCGATCATTCGCCGCAGGGGCCGGCGGACATCCGGCGCGGTGAGCAACACCCCCCGGCCTCCCGGGGCGATGCGCCGCAGCCCCTCCAGGAGCTGCGCGATGTGCTCGGGATCGGGCGCGGGCCCCCGGGGCCCCCTTCCCCGCAGCGACTCCTCCACTTCCGGGTCCACCAGGTACGCATAGAGCGAGCCCGAGGGCGCGAACTTGTGGCTCAGGTAGCGGTGCAGGGCCTGGCGGCAGCGCTCGGCGAGGGCGGAGGCATCCCCCTCGCAGGCTGGGGACACCAGCGCCTCCAGGATGGCGCGCAGGTTGCGGATGCTCACCTGCTCCTGAACGAGCTTGCGCAACACCTCCGTGAGCAGCGGCAGCGGCACCTTCTGGAGGGCCTCCTTCACCAGGGTGGGCGCCTGGGCTTCGAGCCCCTCCAGGAGCCCGTGCACCTCCTGCACCCCCAGCAGGTGAACAGCCTGGGTGCGCAGCACGGCCCGGCAGTGGTCCACGATGAGCTCTCCGGGCCGGCGCATGGGCACCTGCGCCAGCTCGAGCCGGGCCCGCGCCGGCTCTTCCGCCCGGCTGAGGGTTCCCCCGGACACAGGGTCCTTCACCGGCTCGAGCCGAAGCTCGAGAAACGACAGCTCGTCGGGAGGTGAGAGCACGTAGATGGCGCCTGGCACCACCTGCCCCGACGCCGTGGGCACGTCGTCCAGGAGGATGGCGTAGCCCCCCTCGGGCAGGTACGCCGCGTGCGTTCGCACGCGAATGCCCGGAACCCGGACGCCCAACTCCAGGAAGATGTCCTCCCGGAGCTGCAGGAGGTGCTGGTGCACGAACGCCGCGCCCTGCTCCTGTGCCAGAGGGGTCAGGTCCGGCGCCAGGTCCACCGTCAGCGGGGCGACGCCCACGGGTGCCAGTGCACTCGCCGCAGGGGGGCTTCCCGTCTTCCCATCCCCTCCCGGCGCTTCCCCGGGAGCGGGCTCCGGCTGCTGGGACGCTTCTTCCTCCAGGGCCGCGCCCTTCAGGTGCGTGAGCACATGCGCGAGCCCGCCCAGCATTCCTCCCAGTCCCAGGAAGGTCAGGTGCGGCATTCCGGGAATCAGGCCCAGCGCCACGCACAGCCCCGCCACCACCCAGAGCGCGCGGGACTGCCCGAAGAACTGAGCGCCAATCTCGGCCCCCAGGGAGCCATCCTCCCGCTCCGAGGCCACGCGGGTCACGACGAGCCCCGCCGCCACCGCGATGCACAGCGAGGGGATCTGCGAGACGAGCCCATCCCCGATGGCGATGAGCGCGAAGTCCGCGGCGGCCTCGGACAAGCGCATGCCCTGCTGAAGCACACCGATGGCGATGCCGCCCAGGAGGTTGACGGCCACGATGACGAGCCCGGCGATGACATCTCCTTTCACGAACTTCATGGCGCCATCCATCGCGCCGAACATCTGGGACTCCCGCTCCAGGTTGCGCCGGCGCTGGCGGGCCTGCGCCGGATCGATGGTTCCCGCCCGCAGGTCCGCGTCGATGGACATCTGCTTGCCGGGCATCGCATCCAGCGTGAAGCGGGCGGAGACCTCCGCGACCCGCTCCGCCCCCTTGGCCACCACGAGGAACTGTACGAGCGTCAGGATGGCGAAGAGGACCGCGCCCACGACGTAGTCCCCCCGCACCACGAACTCGCCGAAGGCCTGGATGACTTCTCCCGCGTGCCCCTCGGCCAGCGCCAGCCGCGTCGAGGAGACGTTGAGCGCGAGCCGGAAGAGCGTGGTGAACAGCAGCAGCGTGGGAAAGGACGTCACCTGGAGCGCGTCCTGGGCATAGAGCGCCGCGACGAGCAACGCCACCGCCGCCGCCAGGTTGACCGCGAGCCCTAGATCGAGAAGCCACGGTGGCAAGGGGATGATCAACGCGCCCAGCACGGCGGCCATGGCCACCGCGAGCACCACGTCCGAGGACTTCCGGGCCTTCAAGAGCATCTTCAACAAGGGGTTCATGCGGTCTCCCGCTCTTCCATGGCCACGCGGAGAACCGCCGCGGCCGCCTGGTAGAGCTCCTCGGGGATGGGCTCCCCGACGTCATACGAAATGAGGCTGCGCGCCAGCGGGACGTCCCGGACCACCGGGATGCCACAGCGCTGGGCCTCGCGCCGGAGTGCCAGCGCCTCCTCCTCTTGCGCCTTGGCCACGAGATAGGGCGCCTCGCACTCCTGAAGGTCGTAGCGGAGCGCGACCGCGATGTGCGTGGGGTTGACGACCACGGCCGAAGCCCTGCGCACCCCCCGGGCGGGGCCGCCCTGGGCCAGTTGCCGGTGGAGCGCCTTGCGCTGGGCTTTGTGGCGAGGGTCGCCCTCGCTCTCCCGGTACTCCCGCTTCACCTCCTCGCGGCTCATGCGCAGATCCTTGAAGTGCTGGAACCGCGCCAGCACGTAGTCGGCGCCCCCCAGGACCCCCAGGCAGACCGCGAGCCGAAGGATGAGCGGCTCCAGCGCCCGCACCAGATGAATCAGGGCCTCGGCCCCACCCCATCCCACCGTTCGAAAAACCTCGGGCCCCGCCTCTTCCACCCCGTCCCAGACCAGTGCCGCGAGCACCGCCGCGACCAGCAGCGCTTTCAGCCCCTCCAGCACGGACCGGACGCTGAACAGCCGTTTCAAGCCCGCCAGCGGGCTGATGCGCTCGGCCTTGGGCAACACGTGCTCCAGGCTCAGCCCAAGGCCCACCGTGGCCAGCGAGACGGAGAGCGACGCCATGAGCGCGCCCCCCAGCGCCGGGATGGACAACCGGATGGCCAGCCACAGCCCTTCTTCCCACGCACCGGCGGTCTCCGCTCCCGTCATCAGGTGCGCTGTCCATTGCCGCAGTCGCGCGAAGCCCTCGGGAGCGAACGCCGTGAACCCCAGCACCCCACCCAGCGTCACCGCGCTGGAGGACAGGAGCCGGCTGCGCGGAATCTGCCCCTTGCGGCGGGCGTCCCGCAGACGTTTCGCCGTGGGTTTCTCCGTCTTGTCACTCACTGGGCCGCCTCCCCGAGGAGCCACAGCGCCCCTTCCAGGTTCGCCACCTCCGCCAGCAGCCGCTCGCAGAGCACACCGATTCCCAGCCACAGCAGTGCCCCACCCCCCAGGATGCGCAAGGGAGCCCCGAACTCCTGCAGGTTCATCTGCGGCGCAGCGCGGGAGGCCATCCCCACCCAGCAGTCCACGGTCATCGATGCCGCGGCGATGGGGGCTCCCACCGCCAGCCCCGTGGCCAACGCGCCCCCGGCCAGCATCACGACATGCCGTGCCGCAGCCTCGGTGGGAACGGCCGCGCCCAGCGGAACCACCCCGAAGCCTCGAAGAAGCCCCGAGAGCACGATGGGGAACAGCCCTCCCGTCACCCCCCACGCGACGAGCAGCTGGTACAGCACGTCTCCCGTCGCGGACTCGCGGCTTCCCGCCACCGGCAGGCTCGCCTCGGCGGAGGCGCCGCGAAAGAGATCGATGAACCGGCCGCCCATCCTCGCCGCATCGAAGGGGAGCGCCGCCAGGAGCCCCACCGCGGTCCCATAAGCCAGCTCCTTGAGGACCAGGGCCATCCAGTCCCAGGGCCCCTCCACGGGCACGGACACCTTCACCCCCGCAGCCAGGTGCAGAAACAGGGAGAGGCTCAGCACCAGGGACAGCTTGACGGTACTGGGCGCGGCCTGGCCTCCCAGCAGCGGGCAGAGAAAGGCGATGGGCACCAGGCGTGCGGCGCACAGCGCCACGGCCGCCGTGTGCGCTCCCAGGTGTTCCAGTGCGCCTCCGAGAAGCTCCAGGCTCATGCGGCGACCTCGGCGATGAGCGTGAGCAGTTGCCGCGTGAAGAGCGTGAGCTGCGCGGCGATCCACGGCCCCGCGAACACGAGCGCCATCACCGTGGCGCACAGCTTGGGGACCACGGAGAGCGTGCTCTCCTGAAGCTGGGTGGTCGCCTGGAACAGGCTCATCAGGAAGCCCACCACCAGGCTCGCCCCCACCGGCGGCAGGGAGGCGAGAACCATCAGGAGCAGTGCCTCGCGTCCCACCGCGAGCAGGAGATCCTGGGTCATGGGTTCACCGGTACCCGAGGATGAGCCCCTGCGCGAGCAGCGACCAGCCATCCACGGCCACGAAGAGGAGAATCTTGAAGGGCAGGCTGACCTGGCTCGGAGACAGGCTCTGCATGCCCAGCGCGAGCAGGACGTTGGCGATGACCATGTCCAGCACGAGGAAGGGGAGGAAGACGAGGAAGCCGATCTGAAAGGCCTCCTTCAGCTCGGTGATGACGAACGCGGGAACGACCACGGCGAGGTCTCCCTCCTGCACCTGCTCCGCCTCTTCCGGGGGCCGCAGCTCCCGCGCGAGGTCCACGAAGCGGCTCCGCTCCTCGGCACTGCCATGCCGGACGAGAAAGGCTCGCAGCGGCTCGGCCGTCCGCTCCACCCCCGCGAGGATCTGCGCTCCGGACGCTGCCTCCACATAGGCCCCCCGTCCCACCTCGTACATGCGGGACACGACGGGCGACATGATGTGCGCCGAGAGCACCGCGGCCAGCCCTGTCAGGACGATGGACGGCGGCGCCTGCTGGGTTCCCATCGCGGAGCGCGCCAGCGACAGCACCACGGCGATCTTCGAGAAGCTCGTGAGCATCATCACCGCGAAGGGCAGCAGCGACAGCCCCGCCAGCACCGCCATCATCGTCAGGGGATTGCCCGCGTGAGATGCCTGCGCGAGGGTCTGCTCGCCCGCCCCGGCCCATCCCAGCGTCATTGCAGCACCCCTTTCGGGACCGTGGAGGCACGCCGGGACAGCCCATGGCGCCCCGCTTTCGTCAGGGGCGTCTCGTGGACCTCCGCGAACGAGTCCCCAAATGCCACCAGGAAGCTCTGGCCATCCACTTCCACCAACGCCAGGCCACACCTCGGCGAGAGCCCCGCGCGGGAGATCACCCGCAGGCGCTCCGGGAGCAGGAAACGGGGCCCCAGGGACTTGCGGCGCATCCATCCGATTCCCAAGCCCATCAGGGCCATGGTGGCCAAGCCCCAGCGTGCGGCCTCGGCCCCGGGCATGCGGCCCAGCAGCCCCACCGCCGCAAGTCCCACAACCAGGGCCGCCGCCCACAACAACCGGTTCCGAAGAGACAGAGAGGTGAACATGGTGTGGCTCCGGCCCGTCACGGCAACAGGGAGAGAATCCGTGCGCCGATCTCGCCGTCGATATCGACCAGCTCGGCACGCGCCACGCCCCGGTCTCCCACGCGCAGCACCACCGGCTCGCTCACGTTGATGCGCAGGGGCAAGAGCTGTCCAGGCTTCAAGACGGCCAGTTCCGACAACGGCAACAACAACCGTGTCAGTTCGATCTCGACCTCCACGGGCAACGGGGGCATGCCCTCGCCCCGCTCGTTCACGGCCACCATGTTTGCCTCCACCGCGCGATTGCGCGCACGAATCAGGGAAAAGCCTTCGGGGGAGAACGTCCCCACGAGTTCGAAGCCACGCGTCACCAGCCGCCCGGGTCCCAGGAGGTGAGTCCCCCTCAAGTGGGCCCCCTCGAAGACGACGGCATCGCCCACGGCGAGCGTCTCCAGTTCACAAGGCAGGAGCTCGCGGTTGCCCAGGAAGCACCGCGCCCGGAGGGATGCCGCGAGCACCTCGGGCGCCAGCGTGGGCGCTCGCTGCACAGGCAGGTCCTTGCAGGCGGACTCGAGCACCACCGCCGGAAACACCAGCCGTGCCCCCGCCGTCGTCTGCCCCACCGTCAGGGACAGCTCGATGCCCAGGTGCGCCCTGCGCCCGTCCAGCCGTGCCAGCGCGTCCCTCCGGCTCATCGTCACCCCCGACAGATGAGGGCTCCACCGGCGATAAAGCTCCCCCTGAGCGCGGAAAGCCACCAGCGAGGCCATGATCAAGTAGGCCAGCGTCGCCTCCTCCAGCCGCGTCAGCCGTGTCACGGGCCCCTGGTGGGAGGAGCCTCCCGCCAGACGCTCCAGCGCCGCGAACAGCACCGGCATCTCCAGCTCCAGCACCGCCGAGCCCCCCGTCGCCGATAGCTCCAGGAAGACGAATGCGGCCGTATGGGAGAGCCCCGTCGAAGGCAGGACCGTGGACTCCGCCAGCCGGGCGGCCGCGGAGACCGGGCACCCCAGCTCGCGCCCCAGCGATTCACAGATGGCTTGAAGCGCCTGCTGGCCCATCCGCGAGATCTGCGGACGCTCGCCCAGGGTGACATGTGCCCGGGTCAGCCGCCGCGTTCCCAGCCTGGACAATCTGGACATCTTGGAAGAGGAAAGGGTCATGGCATGGGCTCAGCGCGTGGCTTCCCGGATCAGCCGTTCCGCGAGCACGCCCAGCCCGGGAACCCCGGGGGCCGCAGGTCCCGCCGCTCGCGCGGGAAACAGGCTCTGGTGGTACGGCGGAAGCCTCCGGAAGATCTCCTGCCGCAGGGGCTCGGAGGCCTCCTGCATCACCGCGCGCAGTTGCTCCGCGGCGTCTCTTCTCTGGCCGAACTCCAGCGCCACCCGGGCCTGCCGCTCGGCCGAGGACAGCCCCATGAGAAGCGTCAGGTGCTCCTTCGCCCGGGCGGCCTCGCGTCCCCCCAGCCCTTCGAGCAACTCCGGCGCCCGCTCCTTTCCCAGCACGAGGGCCACCAACGCGAACCGGGACAACGGCAGCAGCCATGGGCGTGCACGCGCCGGAAGGGAAGCGGCCTTCCGGCCCGCCCCTGGCTGGCGAACAATGCGGGTGGGCTCCTCGGCGGGCTGTGGGGGGACCGCGAACCGGACGATGCGGGTGGACTCCTCGTTCCCCCGGCGCCCCTCCGGCCTTCGAATCATGCGCGTTGCATTCATGGCCATTCTCCCGAGGCTCACGCCACCTTGCGTCCTGCGTTCGCCGTCACCACGGGCCGCGCGGGGCCCGGCGGCACGGCTGCGGCTGCCTTCGTCCGAGGCTGCGAGGCCCTCAGGCGCAGCGTGAGGAACACCACCGCCGCCGCGAGCACGGTGACCATGGCCCCCAGTCCCCCCAGCAACACCCGGAACCGCAGGGGCCGAGGGCTGCTCACCGGCGCGAGCTCCCCCCGCGTGGAGGCCTCGTCCACCAGGAGCGACACCGCCTCCGGGGACAGTCCTTCCACGCCTCCAGCGATGAGTGCCTGGAGGTGTTCTCGCGCCTGGCGAAGCCGCCCGGTCTGTCCGGGCGCCGTCCGCACCATCACCGACGCCTTGGCGGGCGCCTGAACCTGTCCTGGCCTCGCGGGGGGCGGCACCATCAGGTGCACGCGCGCCACGAGCACCCCTTCCATCTCCTGCAGGGTCTTCTCGATTCCCCGCTCAAGAACCCGGGTCCGGCACAGCTGCTCTTCCAGCGGCGTCCGGAGCAGCCCTCCCCCGCCGAAGACATCGCAGCCCGTCTCGGCCACCGGCCTCGGCAGGCCCAGCTCGGCCAGGATGCGCACCGCAGCCGGCGCCTGGGCCTCCTCGACTTCGATGGACCAGGAGGGCTTCTTGCCCCCTTCGGGCACCTTGCGCGCCTCCAGCCCACGCTCCAGGAGGACGGTCTGCAGTTCATTGGCCTGGCGCTCGTCGAGGCCGTGCTGGATGCGCTCGCGGCAAGCGGTGGCGCCCAGCCACATCAGGAGCGAGAGACAGCGCAGAAGCGAATGGGACATGGCGG is a genomic window of Stigmatella erecta containing:
- a CDS encoding HU family DNA-binding protein; the protein is MLKSDLINILVTKRGVTQKQAEATVETIFESMKEALCRGENIEIRGLGAFHVKNYQGYQGRNPKTGQVIPVKPKRGLLFRTGKELRDRVNRPAAQSAQPDLSDPTKGTSGTGT
- a CDS encoding flagellar biosynthesis protein FlhA, which codes for MNPLLKMLLKARKSSDVVLAVAMAAVLGALIIPLPPWLLDLGLAVNLAAAVALLVAALYAQDALQVTSFPTLLLFTTLFRLALNVSSTRLALAEGHAGEVIQAFGEFVVRGDYVVGAVLFAILTLVQFLVVAKGAERVAEVSARFTLDAMPGKQMSIDADLRAGTIDPAQARQRRRNLERESQMFGAMDGAMKFVKGDVIAGLVIVAVNLLGGIAIGVLQQGMRLSEAAADFALIAIGDGLVSQIPSLCIAVAAGLVVTRVASEREDGSLGAEIGAQFFGQSRALWVVAGLCVALGLIPGMPHLTFLGLGGMLGGLAHVLTHLKGAALEEEASQQPEPAPGEAPGGDGKTGSPPAASALAPVGVAPLTVDLAPDLTPLAQEQGAAFVHQHLLQLREDIFLELGVRVPGIRVRTHAAYLPEGGYAILLDDVPTASGQVVPGAIYVLSPPDELSFLELRLEPVKDPVSGGTLSRAEEPARARLELAQVPMRRPGELIVDHCRAVLRTQAVHLLGVQEVHGLLEGLEAQAPTLVKEALQKVPLPLLTEVLRKLVQEQVSIRNLRAILEALVSPACEGDASALAERCRQALHRYLSHKFAPSGSLYAYLVDPEVEESLRGRGPRGPAPDPEHIAQLLEGLRRIAPGGRGVLLTAPDVRRPLRRMIEGAFPDVAVLTYGELNVDLQIRPLGRLAPVGAAA
- a CDS encoding EscU/YscU/HrcU family type III secretion system export apparatus switch protein, which codes for MSDKTEKPTAKRLRDARRKGQIPRSRLLSSSAVTLGGVLGFTAFAPEGFARLRQWTAHLMTGAETAGAWEEGLWLAIRLSIPALGGALMASLSVSLATVGLGLSLEHVLPKAERISPLAGLKRLFSVRSVLEGLKALLVAAVLAALVWDGVEEAGPEVFRTVGWGGAEALIHLVRALEPLILRLAVCLGVLGGADYVLARFQHFKDLRMSREEVKREYRESEGDPRHKAQRKALHRQLAQGGPARGVRRASAVVVNPTHIAVALRYDLQECEAPYLVAKAQEEEALALRREAQRCGIPVVRDVPLARSLISYDVGEPIPEELYQAAAAVLRVAMEERETA
- a CDS encoding EscT/YscT/HrcT family type III secretion system export apparatus protein: MSLELLGGALEHLGAHTAAVALCAARLVPIAFLCPLLGGQAAPSTVKLSLVLSLSLFLHLAAGVKVSVPVEGPWDWMALVLKELAYGTAVGLLAALPFDAARMGGRFIDLFRGASAEASLPVAGSRESATGDVLYQLLVAWGVTGGLFPIVLSGLLRGFGVVPLGAAVPTEAAARHVVMLAGGALATGLAVGAPIAAASMTVDCWVGMASRAAPQMNLQEFGAPLRILGGGALLWLGIGVLCERLLAEVANLEGALWLLGEAAQ
- a CDS encoding flagellar biosynthetic protein FliQ, producing the protein MTQDLLLAVGREALLLMVLASLPPVGASLVVGFLMSLFQATTQLQESTLSVVPKLCATVMALVFAGPWIAAQLTLFTRQLLTLIAEVAA
- the sctR gene encoding type III secretion system export apparatus subunit SctR; this encodes MTLGWAGAGEQTLAQASHAGNPLTMMAVLAGLSLLPFAVMMLTSFSKIAVVLSLARSAMGTQQAPPSIVLTGLAAVLSAHIMSPVVSRMYEVGRGAYVEAASGAQILAGVERTAEPLRAFLVRHGSAEERSRFVDLARELRPPEEAEQVQEGDLAVVVPAFVITELKEAFQIGFLVFLPFLVLDMVIANVLLALGMQSLSPSQVSLPFKILLFVAVDGWSLLAQGLILGYR
- a CDS encoding flagellar biosynthetic protein FliO, with translation MFTSLSLRNRLLWAAALVVGLAAVGLLGRMPGAEAARWGLATMALMGLGIGWMRRKSLGPRFLLPERLRVISRAGLSPRCGLALVEVDGQSFLVAFGDSFAEVHETPLTKAGRHGLSRRASTVPKGVLQ
- a CDS encoding FliM/FliN family flagellar motor switch protein → MSRLSRLGTRRLTRAHVTLGERPQISRMGQQALQAICESLGRELGCPVSAAARLAESTVLPSTGLSHTAAFVFLELSATGGSAVLELEMPVLFAALERLAGGSSHQGPVTRLTRLEEATLAYLIMASLVAFRAQGELYRRWSPHLSGVTMSRRDALARLDGRRAHLGIELSLTVGQTTAGARLVFPAVVLESACKDLPVQRAPTLAPEVLAASLRARCFLGNRELLPCELETLAVGDAVVFEGAHLRGTHLLGPGRLVTRGFELVGTFSPEGFSLIRARNRAVEANMVAVNERGEGMPPLPVEVEIELTRLLLPLSELAVLKPGQLLPLRINVSEPVVLRVGDRGVARAELVDIDGEIGARILSLLP
- a CDS encoding flagellar M-ring protein FliF; this translates as MSHSLLRCLSLLMWLGATACRERIQHGLDERQANELQTVLLERGLEARKVPEGGKKPSWSIEVEEAQAPAAVRILAELGLPRPVAETGCDVFGGGGLLRTPLEEQLCRTRVLERGIEKTLQEMEGVLVARVHLMVPPPARPGQVQAPAKASVMVRTAPGQTGRLRQAREHLQALIAGGVEGLSPEAVSLLVDEASTRGELAPVSSPRPLRFRVLLGGLGAMVTVLAAAVVFLTLRLRASQPRTKAAAAVPPGPARPVVTANAGRKVA